In Dromaius novaehollandiae isolate bDroNov1 unplaced genomic scaffold, bDroNov1.hap1 HAP1_SCAFFOLD_37, whole genome shotgun sequence, the following proteins share a genomic window:
- the LOC135326191 gene encoding olfactory receptor 14A16-like, translating to HTPMYFFLLNLSLLDLGSISTTVPKAMANSLWDTRAISYSGCAAQVFLFIFSVGAECSLLTVMAYDRFIAICRPLHYGTLMGSSTCVKMAAAVWGSGFVNALLHTAIIFSIPLCQGNAVEQFFCEIPQILKLSCSDSYLRELGLIVFIACLFLGCFIFIVLSYMQIFTAVLRIPSEQGRHKAFSMCLPHLAVVSLFISTGMFAYLKPPSVSSPALDLLLAVLYSVVPPAVNPLIYSMRNKELKDALRKLIQWV from the coding sequence cacacccccatgtacttcttcctcctcaacctctccctcctcgaccttggctccatctccaccactgtgcccaaagccatggccaattccctgtgggacaccagggccatttcctactcaggatgtgctgcccaggtcttcctgtttATCTTTTCAGTTGGAGCTGAgtgttctctcctcacagtcatggcctatgaccgcttcattgccatctgcagacccctgcactacgggaccctcatgggcagcagcacttgtgtcaaaatggcagcagctgtctggggcagtggttttgtcaacgctctcctgcacactgctattatcttttcaataccactctgccaaggcaatgcagtagagcaattcttctgtgagattccccagatcctcaagctctcctgctcagactcctacctcagggaacttgggcttattGTGTTTATCGCCTGTTTATTCcttggatgtttcattttcattgtgctgtcctatatgcagatcttcactgctgtgctgaggatcccctctgagcagggccggcacaaagccttttccatgtgcctcccgcacctggccgtggtctccctgttcatcagcactggcatgtttgcctacctgaagcccccctctgtctcctccccagctctggatctgctcctggctgttctgtactcggtggtgcctccagcagtgaaccccctcatctacagcatgaggaacaaggagctcaaggatgccttgaggaaactgattcaatgggTATGA
- the LOC135326192 gene encoding olfactory receptor 14J1-like, whose translation MSNSSSFNEFLLLAFTDTRELQLLHFSLFLGIYLAALLGNGLIITAIACDHHLHTPMYFFLLNLSLLDLGSISTTVPKSMANSLSNTRAISYSGCVAQVFFFFFFCSAEYCLLTVMAYDRYVAICKPLHYGTLMGSRACMKMAAAAWASGFVNALLHTANTFSIPLCQGNTVDQFFCEIPQILKLSCADSYLREVELLVVTACLFFGCFVFIVVSYVQIFTVVLRIPSEQGRHKAFSMCLPHLAVVSLFLSTGMFAYLKLPSISSPALDLVVAVLYSVVPPTLNPLIYSMRNKEIQEAVRKLFQLVLVQQQ comes from the coding sequence atgtccaacagcagctccttcaacgagttcctcctgtTGGCATTcacggacacacgggagctgcagctcttgcacttctctctcttcctgggcatctacctggctgccctcctgggcaacggcctcatcatcacagccatagcctgcgaccaccacctccacacccccatgtacttcttcctcctcaacctctctctcctcgaccttggctccatctccaccactgtccccaaatccatggccaattccctgagcaacaccagggccatttcctactcagggtGTGTTgctcaggtctttttcttctttttcttttgttcagcagagtattgtctcctcactgtcatggcctatgaccgctacgttgccatctgcaaacccctgcactacgggaccctcatgggcagcagagcttgtatgaaaatggcagcagctgcctgggccagtggttttgtcaatgctctcctgcacactgctaacacattttcaataccactctgccaaggcaacacagtggaccagttcttctgtgaaatcccccagatcctgaagctctcctgcgcagactcctacctcagggaagtggagCTTCTTGTGGTTACTGcgtgtttattctttgggtgttttgttttcattgtggtgtcctatgtgcagatcttcacagttgtgctgaggatcccctctgagcagggccggcacaaagccttttccatgtgcctcccacacctggccgtggtctccctgtttctcagcactggcatgtttgcctacctgaagctcccctccatctcctccccagctctggatctggtggtggctgttctgtactcggtggtgcctccaacactgaaccccctcatctacagcatgaggaacaaggagatccaggaggcagtgaggaaactctttcagctggtactagttcagcagcaatga